TGCAGGCGGAACACCGAGTCGCCGGTGGCGGACTCGTCGACCTGCCCGAGGTAGTTGAACAGCACCGGCGCGTCCGGTAGGCCGAGCCGTTCGCGCAGCAGGCCGTAGCCGATGCCGTTGTCCGGCGCCTCACGCAACGCCTGCTTGACCACGCGGACGGCCTCGGCCGCCTCCGCACCACCGACCGGCAGGTGCACCGGGCGGATCACGGTGAACCAGCCCGCGGTCCGGGTCAGGTCCACGTCGTCGAACAGCGGCTCGCGGCCGTGGCCCTCGACGTCGATGGTGATGCCCGAGCGGTCGCTCCACTCCGCGAGGCCCTGCGCGCACGCGGTGAGCACGAGTTCGTCGGTGCGTGCCTTGGTCCGGCGGGCGTTCTCGACCAGTTCCGCGGTGAGGTCCGCGGGCAGCACCAGGCGACGGGTGGTCGCGCTGGCATGAACGTCCTGGCCCGCACGGTCCACCGGGAGCGGCGTGATCGTGCTCGCCACTTCGCGCCAGTAGTCGGCCTGGTCGCTGACGTCGTGGTCACGCAGGCGCGAGGTCCACTCCGCGAATGAGGTGGTCTTCGGCGGGAACTCGCCCTGATCGAGGTAAGCGCGTTCGAAGTCCTCGACGATGAATCGCCAGCTCACCGCGTCGACGACCAGGTGGTGGCAGGCGAGCACGAGCCGTTGCGCGTCGTCGAGATCGACCACCACGGCACGCAGCAACGGCCCGTTCTCCAGGTCCAGACCCGAATGCGCGGCGCGGACCGCCTCGACCATCACCACGTCGGCGTCGCGGCCGGCGCCGTCGATCAGCTCGACCGGCACCTCGTCGGTTTCGAGCTGCTCCTGCGCGCGGCCGGCGAACCGCGACCGGAGCACGTCGTGGTGCGCGACCACTTTGCCGAGTGCGTCGGCGACCAGATCCGGATCCAGTTCGATGCTCGACTCCAGCACCACGCCCTGGTTCCAGTGGTCGCGGTTCTCCAGTTCGAGCCCGAAGAACCAGCGCTGCACCGGCCCCAGCTCGACCGGACCGACCACGGGTCCCTGCTCGGCGACCACCACCGGCCCCTGACCAGCCACCTCGACCAGCCGGGCCACGGTCTGCTCGCGGAACACCTGCGCGGGCGTCAGGTGAATGCCGTGCTGAGCCGCCCGCGACACCATCTGGATCGACAGGATCGAATCACCGCCGAGCGCGAAGAAGTTGTCCAGCACCCCGACTTCGTCCAGGCCGAGCACGTCGGCCCAGATCTCGGCGAGCACGCGTTCCTGGTCGGAACGGGCTTCGACGAACTCGTCGGCCGCCTGCCACACCGGCTCCGGCAACGCCGAACGATCCACCTTGCCGTTGGAGGACAACGGAAGCCGGTCGAGCACGGTGATGCCCGCCGGGACCATGTACTCCGGCAGCCGGGAGTGCACCCAGCCACGCAGCTCGGCCGGGTCGGCGTCGGTGACCACATAGGACGCCAGCCGCTTGCCGGTGCCTTCGCCGTGGACCACGGTGACCGCATCGGAGACGGCTTCGTGCGCGGTGAGCGCGGAGTCGATCTCGCCCAGTTCCACGCGGAACCCGCGGATCTTGACCTGGTGGTCCACGCGCCCCAGGAACTCGATCACGCCGTCCTTGCGCCAGCGCCCCAGGTCACCGGTGCGGTAGAGCAGGGCACGCGGGTCATCGGAGAACGGGTCGGACAGGAAGCTCGCGTTCGTCCGCTCCTCATCGCCCCAATAACCGCGTGCCACCCCGATACCGCCGATGCACAACTCACCGGCCACACCGATCGGACACAGCTGCTGCGACTCGTTCAGTACGTAGAAGCGTTGATTGGAGAGCGGGCGGCCGTAGGGAATGCTCGTCCAGCTCGGGTCGACTTCGGTGATGGGGTACGAGATCGACCAGATCGACGCCTCCGTCGCGCCACCACCGCTGAAGATCTTCATCTCCGGGTTCAGCGCCCACACCTTCTCGGGCAACGACACCGGAATCCAGTCACCCGAGAGCAATCCCACCCGGAGCGACGCGAGGGTGGTGGCATTCGCCTCCGGCGCCTCGACCAGCAGTTGCAGCAACATCGGGACCGAATCCCAGACGGTCACCCCATGCCGATCGACCAGTTCCACCCAGTGCGACGGGTCCTTCACGCCCTCGGGTGCCGGGAGCACCAGAGTCGCGCCCACCGACAGCGGACCGAAAATGTCGTACACCGACAGGTCGAAACTCAGCGACGCCAAGCCCAGAACACGATCCTCAGGCGTGACCTCGAACCGCTTGTTGATGTCCACCACCGTGTTCAGCACCCCGAGGTGATCGATCATCACACCCTTCGGCACACCCGTCGACCCCGACGTGAAGATCACATACGCCAGATCGGCCGGAGCCTGCACCACGTCCGGCATTTGCGGGGAGAACCCGGTCAGCTGATCCAAGTCCAGGTCGAGCCGGATCTCGACCGGCGGAAGGTCCACTTCGGACAAGGTGAGAACCTGCTTCACGCCGCCGAGTTCGATCAGTTCGGCCAGGCGCGCCTGCGGCAGGCCCGGGTCCAACGGCAGGTAAGCCGCGCCTGAAGCCACCACGCCGAGTACCGCGGCGACCTGGTTCACGCCTTTCGGCAGGCAGATGCCGACCAGCTCGTTCGGCCGCGCGCCCTGTTCCCGCAACCACCACCCGATCCGCGACGCCCGCGCCAGCAGCTCCCGGTAGGTGACCGAGCCGTCGTTCGCGATGACCGCGGTGGCATCGGGGAAGCACGCGCCGGCCGCCCACACACCCTCGTGCACACAACCAGTCACACCGAAGTCCTCGTCGGTGTCGTTCCACTCGTGGACCAGCTGGGTCCGCTCGGCCTCGGTCAGCAGCGGCACCTCACCGACCGGCCGCTCCGGCGCCGCGACCACGCCGTCCAGCAATACGCGGAAGTGCTCCAGGAACCGGTCGACCGTGCTCTCGTCGAACAGATCCGTGTTGTAGTCCACCGAAACCAGGAACCCGTCATCGGACTCGGCGACCATCCAGGTCAGGTCGAACATCGACCACCGGCGTTGCACGGTGGCGGGTTCGACCACCAGCGAGTGCAGTTCGATGGTCTCGCCCTCACCCACCTGGAGCCGGTTCCCGGCGCCTACCGCCAGCGGTGCGAGACCCTCGTTGTCGAACGCCTGCGTCCGCTGCATCACGAACATCGTCTGGTACAGCGGGGAATACGACGAATCACGCTCCGGCGCGAGCCGCTCGACCATCTCCGCCATCGGGAAGTCCTCGTGCTCGAACGCCCCGAGCACCACTTCCTGAACCTGCCGCAGAGTGTCCTCGAAGGACATCTCCGCGGTGAAGTCGGTGACCATCGGCAGCGGGTTGATGAAGTACCCGACCACGTTGTCGATCTCCGGCTGACCGCGGCCCGCCGTCGGTGAGCCGACCACGATCCGGTTCTGCCCGGTCTCGCGGTGCAGGAACAGCTGGTACGCCGAAAGCAGCACCACGAACGGTGTCACCCCGAGCCGGGCGCCGAGTTCCTTCAGGCGATCGGAAATCTCCTCGCCGACGTTGAACACGCGGTTGGCACCGCGGAACGACTGCACGGGCGGGCGCGGGCGGTCGGCGGGCAGCGCGAGCACCGGCAGGTCGCCGTCGAGCCGCTCGCGCCAGTACTCCCACAGGCGGTCACCGTCGGCGCCGGACAGGAGTTCGCGTTGCCAGTCCACAAAGTCGGCGTACTCGACGGCCGGAGGCGGCGTGGACGCCTCACCCCGGTACTCGAGCGCCAGCTCTTCCAGCAGTACCACGCACGACCAGAGGTCGACCACGATGTGGTGCGCGCAGATCAGCAGCACCGATTCGCCGTCGCGCTCGAACACGCGGAGGCGGACCGGCGATCCTTCAGTCAGCTCGAACGGACGGTCGGCTTCGTCGGCCACCAGGGTTTCGAGATCGGCCACCGCACGGGCGTCCACCACGTCGAAATCCGCTACCGCACCGGGATCGATCCGGTAGAACGGGCCCTGATCGTCCTCGCCGAACACCGCGCCGAGCAGGCTGTGCCGGGAAACCACCGTCTGCCACGCGGACCGCAGCAGCTCAGTGTCCAATGGGGACAACACGCGCATCGCGGTCGCGACGTGGTAAGCCCCCGATTCGTCGGCGAATCGATAAATTGACCAGAGCGCTTCCTGTCCCCGGGACAACCGCGAGACGACCCCGCGTTCGCGCCGCTGGATCGACGAACGCTTCTCCCCGACCATCTCCGCCAGCCGGGCTACGGTCTGCTCCCGGAACACCTGCGCGGGCGTCAGGTGGATTCCGGCCTGAGCCGCCCGCGACACCATCTGGATCGACAGGATCGAATCACCACCGAGCGCGAAGAAGTTGTCGTGCACGCCCACGCGTTCGACGCCCAGCACCTCGACCCAAACCCCGGCCAACGCCTTCTCGGTGGCCGAACGCGCCTCGACGAACTCACCGTCTGCCTGCCACTCCGGCTCCGGCAACGCGGACCGGTCGACCTTGCCGTTGGTGGACAACGGAAGCCGGTCCAGCAGGGTGACGCCCGCCGGGACCATGTACTCCGGCAGCCGCTCGCGAACCCATTCCCGCAACGCCGCGACATCGGCTTCCTGAGCGACCACATAGGACGCCAGTCGCCGGTTCGTGCCTTCCTGGTGCACGACGGTCACCGACTCGGCGACCTCGGGATGCGCCGACAGCACCGAATCGATCTCGCCCAGTTCCACGCGGAACCCGCGGATCTTGACCTGGTGGTCGACGCGGCCGAGGAACTCGATCACCCCATCGCTGCGCCAGCGCCCCAGGTCACCGGTGCGGTAGAGCAGGGCACGCGGGTCGTCCGAGAACGGGTCAGGCAGGAAGCTCGCGTTCGTCCGCTCCTCATCACCCCAATAACCCCGCGCCACCCCGATACCGCCGATGCACAACTCACCGGCCACACCGATCGGACACAACTGCTGCGACTCGTTCAGTACGTAGAAGCGCTGGTTCGACAACGGGCGACCGTACGGAATGCTCGTCCACGACGGATCAACTTCCGTGATCGGATACGAGATCGACCAGATCGACGCCTCGGTGGCCCCACCACCACTGAAGATCTTCATCTCCGGATTCAGCGCCCACACCTTCTCGGGCAACGACACCGGAATCCAGTCACCCGACAGCAACCCCACCCGCAGCGGGGCAAGCCGATCCGCGCTCGCTTCGGGCGCCTCCACCAGGAGCTGCAACAACATCGGGACCGAATCCCACACCGTCACCCGGTATCGCTCGATCAGCTCCACCCAGTGCGACGGATCCTTCACGCCCTCGGGCGCCGGGAGCACCAGAGCCGCGCCCACCGACAGCGGACCGAAGATGTCATACACCGACAGGTCGAAACTCAACGACGCCAAGCCCAGAACACGATCCTCAGGCGTGACCTCGAACCGCTTGTTGATGTCCACCACCGTGTTCAGCACCCCGAGGTGATCGATCATCACACCCTTCGGCACACCCGTCGACCCCGACGTGAAGATCACATACGCCAGATCAGTCGGCGACTGCACCACGTCCGGCATGTCCGCCGGGTAGCTGGCCAGGTCCTCGACATCCAGATCCAGTCGGGTAACGCCCGAAGGCAGCTCCACCGCCGAACCGGTCAGCACCCGGGTAACACCCCCGAGTTCGATCAACTCGGCGAGCCGGGCCTGCGGTAATCCCGGGTCCAACGGCAGATAAGCCGCGCCCGAAGCCACCACGCCCAACACCGCCGCGACCTGCTCCACGCCCTTCGGCAGGCAGATGCCGACCAGCTCGTTCGGCCGCGCGCCCTGCTCCCGCAACCACCACCCGATCCGCGACGCCCGCGCCAGCAACTCGCCGTAGGTCAGCACGCCGTCATGCGCGATGACCGCCGGAGCCTCCGGATACCGCGCACCGGCCGCCCACACACCCTCGTGCACACAACCAGTCACACCGAAGTCCTCGTCGGTGTCGTTCCACTGGCGCACCAGCACATCCCGCTCGGCCGCGCTGAGCAGCGGCACCTCACCGACCGGCCGCTCCGGCGCGGAGATCACGCCGTCCAGCAGCACCTCGAAGTGGCCGAGCAGGCGGTCCACGGTGTCGGCGGTGAGCCGGTCGGGATCGTGCCGTGTGCGCAGGGTGAGCCGCTCCAGCGGTTCCACGACCAGCGCCAGCAGGTAGTTCGTCTGCTCGTAGGAGCGGTAGTCCGAGACCCGCAGCGCTTCGTCCACCTGGAACACCGAGTCGTCGAGCAGGTAGTTCTCCACCACGAAGATGTGGTCGAACAGCGGGGTGCCGCCGGCGACGTCGCTCCACTCGTGTGCCTTGGTCAGCGGGGTGTTCTCGTATCGGCGGCGTTCGGTCTCCACCCGCTGGAGGTCGCGCAGCCAGTCGGCGACGCGCTGCTCGACGGGCACGCCGACCCGCGCCGGGAGCGTGTTGATGAACAGGCCGATCATCCGCTCCACTTCGGACACTTCCGCCGGACGCCCGGCCGAGGTGACCCCGAAGACCAGGTCCCGCTGACCGGAATACCGCGACAGCAGCAGCGACCAAGCGCCCATCAGCACCGTGTTCAGCGTGAGCCCGTGCGAGCGGGCGAATTCGCGGGCGCGGTCCGACAGCTCCTTCGGCAGTTCCACAGTGGACTCGGCAGCCTCCGGGCGACGGGCCGTCGAGGCGATGACCTGCTCGATGCCCAGCCGCGTCGGCTCGGTGAACCCGGCGAGGTGCGTCCGCCAGTATTCCTCCGCCGCGCCGAGGTCCTGCGCCTCCAGCCATTCGACGTAGTCACGGTATGGCGGGGCCGTCACCGCGGGCGGTTCCTCCCCGGCCACCAATGCGCGGTAGACGGTGAAGAAGTCCTCCAGCACCAGCGCCGCGCTCCAGCCGTCCAGCACAACGTGGTGGTGCGACCAGACGAGGTCCCAGGTCCGGTCGTCGGCGCGGACGAGCCGCAGTCGCATCAGCGGCGCGTCGGACAGCGAGAACCCGGCCGTGCGGTCCTCGCGCAGCAGTTCGCCGAGGTCGTCACGTTCCTCGATGACGATCGGCGCGGCGACCCTGGTGTGCACCACCTGGTACGGCGTCGCGAGATCCTGCCAGGCGAGCGCGGTGCGCAACGCGGGATGCCGCCGCACGGTCCGCTCCCACGCGTCGCACAACGTCGACACACGCAGCTCGCCGGACAAACGCAGCCGGATCTGTTCGATGTAGACACCGGAGTCGGGCGCGGAAAGCGTGTGGAACAACAGGCCCTGCTGCATCGGTGTCGCCGGGTACAGGTCGTCGATCGAGGTGACCGCGATCCGTTCCAGTTCCGCCTCGGTGACCTGCGTGAGCGGGAAGTCCTCCGGGATGAAGGCAGCCTGCGTCGAGTCGGTCAGCGCGGTGAGCCGGCGCCGCACGCTGTCGAGCAGACCGTCGATCGTGGTGCCCTCGTGCTGCGCCGACGAGTAGGTGAAGTCGATCAGCAGCTGGTCGTGGTGCAGGCCGGCGTTGATTTCGAAGGTGTGGTGACGCCGGTTCTCCGGCGCGTACCCGGCGCCGTTGGCCGCCGGTTCGTAGCGCAGGGTGAACACCGTCCCGGCCTGGTCGATCTGGCCGAGGTAGTTGAACAGCACCGGCGCGTCCCGGCCGATCCGCTCTCGCAGCAGGCCGTAGCCGATGCCCTGGTCCGGGGCCGAGCGCAGCGACCGCTTCACCGCGCGCAGGGCGCCGATCTCGTCGGTGCCGCCGACCGGCAGGTGCACCGGGCGGATCGCGGTGAACCAGCCGGCCGTCCGGGAAAGGTCGACGTCGTCGGACAACGCCTCGCGTCCGTGGGCCTCGACATCGATGGTGACGCCGTCGCGACCGGTCCATTCGGTGAGCGCCCGCGCCCACGCGGTCAGCACGAGTTCGTCCGGCCGGGCCTTCATCCGGCGGCCCGCGTCCAGCAGGGCGGCGGCCGGGAGCAGAACCCGTCGCGTGACCGCGGTGGCGTGCGTGTCCTCACCGTTGTGGTCGGCGGGCAGCGGGGTGATCGTGCCCAGGATCTCGCGCCAGTACTCGATCTGGTCGCTCGCGTCGTAACCGGCGAGCCGTGAGGTCCACTCCGCGAACGAGGTGGTCTTCGCGGGCGGTTCGCCTTCACCGAGGTAGGCGCGTTCGAAGTCCTCCAGCACGAAGCGCCAGCTCACCGCGTCGATCACCAGGTGGTGGCAGGCGATCGTGACGGTGTTGCCGCTGATCGCGGCTTGGAGCAATGGTCCGTGTTCGATGTCCAGCCCGCGGTTCGGATCACCATCGACGACCGGCGCGGTGGCCTCGGCCAACTGTTCCTGACGCCACTGCCCGTCTTCGCGGATGAAGCGGGAACGCAGTACGTCATGCCGGTCGAGCACGGTTTCGAGCGCCTTGGCCACGCGCTCGGCGTCCGGTTCGACGTCGGCTTCGAGCACCACGCTCTGGTTCCAGTGGTCGCGGTTCTCCAGTTCGAGCCCGAAGAACCAGCGCTGCACCGGCCCCAACTCGACCGGACCGACCACCGGTCCCTGCTCGGCGACCACCACCGGCCCCTGACCAGCCACCTCGACCAGCCGGGCCACGGTCTGCTCGCGGAACACCTGCGCGGGCGTCAGGTGAATGCCGTGCTGAGCCGCCCGCGACACCATCTGGATCGACAGGATCGAATCACCACCGAGCGCGAAGAAGTTGTCACGCACACCGACGCGTTCGACTCCCAGGACCTCGGCCCAGATCCGGGTCAGCACACGTTCCTGCTCCGACCGGGCCTCGACGAACTCGTCGGCCGCCTGCCACACCGGCTCCGGCAACGCCGAACGATCCACCTTGCCGTTGGAGGACAACGGAAGCCGGTCGAGCAGGGTGACGCCCGCCGGGACCATGTACTCCGGCAGCCGGGAGTGCACCCAATCGCGCAGCTCGGCCGGGTCGGCGTCGGTGACCACATAGGAGGCCAGCCGCCGGTTCGCGCCGTCCTGGTGCACCACGGTCACCGACTCGGCCACCGCCGGATGCGCTGACAGCACCGCATCGATCTCACCCAGTTCCACGCGGAACCCGCGGATCTTGACCTGGTGGTCCACGCGCCCCAGGAACTCGATCACGCCGTCCTTGCGCCAGCGCCCCAGGTCACCGGTGCGGTAGAGCAGGGCACGCGGGTCATCGGAGAACGGGTCGGGCAGGAAGCTCGCGTTCGTCCGTTCCTCATCGCGCCAGTAGCCGCGGGCGACACCGACGCCGCCGATGCACAGCTCTCCCGCGACGCCGACCGGACACGGCTCCTGCGCGCTGTTGAGGATGTAGAAACGCTGGTTGGACAGCGGACGGCCGTAGGGAATGCTCGTCCAGCTCGGATCGACTTCGGTGATCGGGTAGGTGATGGACCAGATCGACGCCTCCGTCGCGCCACCACCGCTGAAGATCTTCATCTCCGGGTTCAGCGCCCACACCTTCTCGGGCAACGACACCGGAATCCAGTCACCCGAGAGCAATCCCACCCGGAGCGACGCGAGGGTGGTGGCATTCGCCTCCGGCGCCTCGACCAGCAGTTGCAGCAACATCGGCACGGAGTCCCAGACGGTGACGCCGTGCCGGTCGATCAGCTCGACCCAGTGCGACGGGTCCTTCACGCCGTCCGGGGCGGGGAGCACCAGAGCCGCGCCCACCGACAGCGGACCGAAGATGTCATACACCGACAGGTCGAAACTCAGCGACGCGAGCCCCAGCACCCGGTCGTCCGGCGTCACGTCGAACCGCCGGTTGATGTCCACCACGGTGTTCAGCACCCCGAGGTGGTCGATCATCACGCCCTTCGGCACACCCGTCGACCCCGACGTGAAGATCACATACGCCAGATCGGCCGGAGCCTGCACGACGTCCGGCATGTCCGCCGGGTAGCTCGCCAAGTTCTCGGCGTCCAGATCGAGGCGGGTCACGCCGTCGGGCAGTTCGATGCCCGAGCGCGTGAGCACCTGGGTGACCTCGCCGAGTTCGATCAGCTCGACGAGCCGCGCCTGCGGCAGGCCCGGGTCGAGCGGCAGGTAAGCCGCGCCAGACGCGACCACGCCGAGTACCGCGGCCACCTGGTCGGTGCACTTCTCCAGGCACACGCCGACCAGCTGGTTCGGTCGCGCGCCCTGTTCCCGCAACCACCAGCCGATCCGCGACGCCCGCGCCAGCAGCTCCCGGTAGGTGACCGAGCCGTCGTTCGCGATGACCGCGGTGGCATCGGGGAAGCACGCGCCGGCCGCCCACACACCCTCGTGCACGCGTCCGGCCGCGGCGGCGCCGAAGTCCACGGCCGTGTCGTTCCACTGCCGCACCATCAGGTCGTGCTCGGCCGCCGCGAGCAGCGGAACGCGCTCCACGCTCCGCTCCGGCTCGCCGGTCACCCCGTCGAGCAGCACGCGGAAGTGCTCCAGGAACCGGTCGACCGTGCTCTCGTCGAACAGGTCGGTGTTGTAGTCCACCGAAACCAGGAACCCGTCGTCCGACTCGGCGACCATCCAGGTCAGGTCGAACATCGACCAGTTGCGCGGCACGGTCACCGGCTCGACCACCAGCGAGTGCAGCTCGATCGCCTCGCTCTCGCCGACCTGGAGGCGGCTTCCCGCACCGACCGCCAGCGGTGCGAGCCCTTCCTGATCGAACGCCTGGGAGCGCTGCATCACGAACATCGTCTGGTACAGCGGGGAATACGACGAATCACGCTCCGGCGCCAGGCGCTCGACCATCTCCGCCATCGGGAAGTCCTCGTGCTCGAACGCACCGAGCACCACCTCCTGAACCTGCCGCAGAGCGTCCTCGAAGGACATTCCGGCGGTGAAGTCGGCGATCAGCGGTACCGGGTTCACGAAGTAACCG
The genomic region above belongs to Amycolatopsis sp. YIM 10 and contains:
- a CDS encoding non-ribosomal peptide synthetase, which translates into the protein MRSLDRIETELDLESVPYLRDLELAGVPVVPSAVVLEIASATAAIAEQGEAMVDVRLPEPLVHTENDTVELVADLYQTSAGAYGVRIHRADWARTVHVQAQFAPGSSAEKTADPIPLADIRRRCVQPVSRAEFYADLSALGISCGAALDCVESAWRGNQEMLGSVRSAVSDAESELYRLHPVMLEAALQPAFALLTPWTGSGWYLGGIDRFEIHREGATVAWTHVVRTDTGENLPGTATFHIGLLDADGYVVAELTGVQLRVFGAGELRPPRLEPPSGAEIRELAGDERRDTVHTALHRWLAQAMRIDADSLDPRRELRSYGIDSFMGMELKALLQRHWEIDIPVTLLFDGRSVETLTEDVVQRFSGQHANRIQRREHGEISRLSRGQEALWSIHRFAAESGAYHVATALRVLSPLDIDKLENAWLTVVARHGLLGATFGEDDQGPFYRPGSAIDFDCVDAREVADFERVLADEADRPFVLEDAVPVRLRVYQRPDGEFVLLLCAHHIVVDMWSCVVLLEDLALAYGDGTEAPPPAVEYADFVDWQRELVAGPDGDRLWDYWRDRLSGDLPVLALPADRPRPAVQSFRGASRVFGIGRELTERLKELGVRCGVTPFVVLLSAYQLLLHRETGQERVIVGSPISGRGRSELERTVGYFVNPVPLIADFTAGMSFEDALRQVQEVVLGAFEHEDFPMAEMVERLAPERDSSYSPLYQTMFVMQRSQAFDQEGLAPLAVGAGSRLQVGESEAIELHSLVVEPVTVPRNWSMFDLTWMVAESDDGFLVSVDYNTDLFDESTVDRFLEHFRVLLDGVTGEPERSVERVPLLAAAEHDLMVRQWNDTAVDFGAAAAGRVHEGVWAAGACFPDATAVIANDGSVTYRELLARASRIGWWLREQGARPNQLVGVCLEKCTDQVAAVLGVVASGAAYLPLDPGLPQARLVELIELGEVTQVLTRSGIELPDGVTRLDLDAENLASYPADMPDVVQAPADLAYVIFTSGSTGVPKGVMIDHLGVLNTVVDINRRFDVTPDDRVLGLASLSFDLSVYDIFGPLSVGAALVLPAPDGVKDPSHWVELIDRHGVTVWDSVPMLLQLLVEAPEANATTLASLRVGLLSGDWIPVSLPEKVWALNPEMKIFSGGGATEASIWSITYPITEVDPSWTSIPYGRPLSNQRFYILNSAQEPCPVGVAGELCIGGVGVARGYWRDEERTNASFLPDPFSDDPRALLYRTGDLGRWRKDGVIEFLGRVDHQVKIRGFRVELGEIDAVLSAHPAVAESVTVVHQDGANRRLASYVVTDADPAELRDWVHSRLPEYMVPAGVTLLDRLPLSSNGKVDRSALPEPVWQAADEFVEARSEQERVLTRIWAEVLGVERVGVRDNFFALGGDSILSIQMVSRAAQHGIHLTPAQVFREQTVARLVEVAGQGPVVVAEQGPVVGPVELGPVQRWFFGLELENRDHWNQSVVLEADVEPDAERVAKALETVLDRHDVLRSRFIREDGQWRQEQLAEATAPVVDGDPNRGLDIEHGPLLQAAISGNTVTIACHHLVIDAVSWRFVLEDFERAYLGEGEPPAKTTSFAEWTSRLAGYDASDQIEYWREILGTITPLPADHNGEDTHATAVTRRVLLPAAALLDAGRRMKARPDELVLTAWARALTEWTGRDGVTIDVEAHGREALSDDVDLSRTAGWFTAIRPVHLPVGGTDEIGALRAVKRSLRSAPDQGIGYGLLRERIGRDAPVLFNYLGQIDQAGTVFTLRYEPAANGAGYAPENRRHHTFEINAGLHHDQLLIDFTYSSAQHEGTTIDGLLDSVRRRLTALTDSTQAAFIPEDFPLTQVTEAELERIAVTSIDDLYPATPMQQGLLFHTLSAPDSGVYIEQIRLRLSGELRVSTLCDAWERTVRRHPALRTALAWQDLATPYQVVHTRVAAPIVIEERDDLGELLREDRTAGFSLSDAPLMRLRLVRADDRTWDLVWSHHHVVLDGWSAALVLEDFFTVYRALVAGEEPPAVTAPPYRDYVEWLEAQDLGAAEEYWRTHLAGFTEPTRLGIEQVIASTARRPEAAESTVELPKELSDRAREFARSHGLTLNTVLMGAWSLLLSRYSGQRDLVFGVTSAGRPAEVSEVERMIGLFINTLPARVGVPVEQRVADWLRDLQRVETERRRYENTPLTKAHEWSDVAGGTPLFDHIFVVENYLLDDSVFQVDEALRVSDYRSYEQTNYLLALVVEPLERLTLRTRHDPDRLTADTVDRLLGHFEVLLDGVISAPERPVGEVPLLSAAERDVLVRQWNDTDEDFGVTGCVHEGVWAAGARYPEAPAVIAHDGVLTYGELLARASRIGWWLREQGARPNELVGICLPKGVEQVAAVLGVVASGAAYLPLDPGLPQARLAELIELGGVTRVLTGSAVELPSGVTRLDLDVEDLASYPADMPDVVQSPTDLAYVIFTSGSTGVPKGVMIDHLGVLNTVVDINKRFEVTPEDRVLGLASLSFDLSVYDIFGPLSVGAALVLPAPEGVKDPSHWVELIERYRVTVWDSVPMLLQLLVEAPEASADRLAPLRVGLLSGDWIPVSLPEKVWALNPEMKIFSGGGATEASIWSISYPITEVDPSWTSIPYGRPLSNQRFYVLNESQQLCPIGVAGELCIGGIGVARGYWGDEERTNASFLPDPFSDDPRALLYRTGDLGRWRSDGVIEFLGRVDHQVKIRGFRVELGEIDSVLSAHPEVAESVTVVHQEGTNRRLASYVVAQEADVAALREWVRERLPEYMVPAGVTLLDRLPLSTNGKVDRSALPEPEWQADGEFVEARSATEKALAGVWVEVLGVERVGVHDNFFALGGDSILSIQMVSRAAQAGIHLTPAQVFREQTVARLAEMVGEKRSSIQRRERGVVSRLSRGQEALWSIYRFADESGAYHVATAMRVLSPLDTELLRSAWQTVVSRHSLLGAVFGEDDQGPFYRIDPGAVADFDVVDARAVADLETLVADEADRPFELTEGSPVRLRVFERDGESVLLICAHHIVVDLWSCVVLLEELALEYRGEASTPPPAVEYADFVDWQRELLSGADGDRLWEYWRERLDGDLPVLALPADRPRPPVQSFRGANRVFNVGEEISDRLKELGARLGVTPFVVLLSAYQLFLHRETGQNRIVVGSPTAGRGQPEIDNVVGYFINPLPMVTDFTAEMSFEDTLRQVQEVVLGAFEHEDFPMAEMVERLAPERDSSYSPLYQTMFVMQRTQAFDNEGLAPLAVGAGNRLQVGEGETIELHSLVVEPATVQRRWSMFDLTWMVAESDDGFLVSVDYNTDLFDESTVDRFLEHFRVLLDGVVAAPERPVGEVPLLTEAERTQLVHEWNDTDEDFGVTGCVHEGVWAAGACFPDATAVIANDGSVTYRELLARASRIGWWLREQGARPNELVGICLPKGVNQVAAVLGVVASGAAYLPLDPGLPQARLAELIELGGVKQVLTLSEVDLPPVEIRLDLDLDQLTGFSPQMPDVVQAPADLAYVIFTSGSTGVPKGVMIDHLGVLNTVVDINKRFEVTPEDRVLGLASLSFDLSVYDIFGPLSVGATLVLPAPEGVKDPSHWVELVDRHGVTVWDSVPMLLQLLVEAPEANATTLASLRVGLLSGDWIPVSLPEKVWALNPEMKIFSGGGATEASIWSISYPITEVDPSWTSIPYGRPLSNQRFYVLNESQQLCPIGVAGELCIGGIGVARGYWGDEERTNASFLSDPFSDDPRALLYRTGDLGRWRKDGVIEFLGRVDHQVKIRGFRVELGEIDSALTAHEAVSDAVTVVHGEGTGKRLASYVVTDADPAELRGWVHSRLPEYMVPAGITVLDRLPLSSNGKVDRSALPEPVWQAADEFVEARSDQERVLAEIWADVLGLDEVGVLDNFFALGGDSILSIQMVSRAAQHGIHLTPAQVFREQTVARLVEVAGQGPVVVAEQGPVVGPVELGPVQRWFFGLELENRDHWNQGVVLESSIELDPDLVADALGKVVAHHDVLRSRFAGRAQEQLETDEVPVELIDGAGRDADVVMVEAVRAAHSGLDLENGPLLRAVVVDLDDAQRLVLACHHLVVDAVSWRFIVEDFERAYLDQGEFPPKTTSFAEWTSRLRDHDVSDQADYWREVASTITPLPVDRAGQDVHASATTRRLVLPADLTAELVENARRTKARTDELVLTACAQGLAEWSDRSGITIDVEGHGREPLFDDVDLTRTAGWFTVIRPVHLPVGGAEAAEAVRVVKQALREAPDNGIGYGLLRERLGLPDAPVLFNYLGQVDESATGDSVFRLQLDNPAWASAAQAPENTRHHTLEINAGIHHTELVLDLTHSTERHSDATAADLLDGIRRRLEVLAGHADAAAHTSDFPLAGLSQQALDDLMAKMEGNAGA